In Natronococcus sp. AD-5, the genomic window CGGCGACCTCCTCGGTCCCCTCGAAGTCGAACAGTTCGGGATACTCCTGACGGATGGACATCGAACACGAGCTGCAGGAGGCGACGATATCGGCGCCGTCCTCGATCGCCGCGGCGAGTTCGCGGACGTTCGTCTCCGCGGCCCGTCGGGCGTCGTCTAACATTCCGTTGGCGAACATCGGCGTCCCGGAACAGGCCTGTTCGGGGACCATGACCTCGTAGCCGAAGTGTTCGTAGACGCGCACGAGCGCCTTCGCGACCTCCGTCGTGTTGTAGTTCGAGTAGCAGCCGTGGAAGTAGGCGATGCGCTTGTCCTCGTTTTCGACTTTCGCACCGCCGCGGTCGGACCACCATTCACGAAAGGTCGTCTTCGCGAACTCGGGGAACTCCCGCTCGCTCGTGATGCCGAGCACCTTCTCACCCATCCACTTCGTGACGGAGAGTCCCATCACGAAGTTCGCCGTCCGAGGGAACGTCGCGGCCAGAGGGGCGAGCGTCCGGTAGTTCGAGAGCATCCGGTTGCGCAGGTACTCGCGGGAGAACGTGCTCATGTTCTCCTCGACGTACTCGGCCCGCGCCGTGTTGTGCATCTGGGAGAGCGGCACTTCGGAGGGACAGGCGCTGTCACAGCGCATGCAGTTCGAGCACTTCATCACTGAGTCGTCGATGTCGTGGTCCTCCTGGCGCTTGAGCCGCCACTGTTCGGGCCCCTGGAACTTCGGCCCGGGGAACTCGTCGTCGACCTCGGCGACCGGGCAGTTCGTGTCGCAGGTCGAGCACTTGTAACAGTTGTCGGCGCCCGGCCGGAGGTCCATCTCCTCGGCCTCGGGGAACACCTGGATCGGTTCGAATCCCTCTTCCTCGCCCGGTACGTGATCGTCCATCGGTCGTTCTGCGTCGCTCATCGAATCACCTGAGTAGATCGCTCGCTCGAGTCGGTTTGCATCATCCGCTCGCCTCCGCGCCGGCCCGTCCGCCAGCGACGTAGCCCGTCGCGAGCGAGACGCCGGCGCCGGATTTCTCCGCCGCGTAGTCGTAGCCGCCGAGCACCGCGCCCACCGCGCGCAGGTTCGAGAACTCCGGTTCGTCGTCGGCGTCGAGCGGCCGCAGTTCGCGGTCCGGAACGAGCCCGAACCGGGCGTAGGGCTGCTCGCCGAAGACGTCCTCGACGAACCAGTCGTAGCGGTCCGCGGCGTGTGGCACGTAACAGTCGAAGATCGGTTCGAACACCCGCTCGCGCTCGCTTCGGACGCCTTTTCCGACGAGGCCGCCGGTCGCGAGCACGTACTGGTCGGCGCGATGGGGGATCTCCTGGCCGTGGCGGTCGACGAGCACGTGATCGATCGCGCCGCCGTCGCGCTCGTAGTCGACCACGGGGACGCCCGACGTGATTCGCACGCCGGCGTCCTTGAGCGCGTCGTACATCAAGTCCTCGAGGCGCATGCCCGGCAGGCTCGGCGGTCCCATCGGCACCTCGAAGACGTCGACGCCCAGCGCGTCCTCGAGGTCGGCCCGGACCTCCGCCGGGTGTTCGTCGCCCATGATCGCCGGAAAGCCGACCCGGGGTTCGCCCTCGAGGTGCGGTTCGACGGTCGCCGCGAGCGCGTCGCGGGCCGACGTTTCGCCCGCGCCCGTCTGGACGGTCTCCTCCCGGTCGAGCAGGTGGGCGTAGCGGTTGATCTTCGCGTCGTCGCGGACGATCCCGGGGAACGGGACCGTGACGCCGCGGGCCGTAAAGGGCGCGCCCGCCGCCTCGAGGTGAGACGCCGCCAGCGGCGCGTCGAAGTCGGAGAGCGTCTCGAATCCCACGAGGAGCGTATCTTCCGGAAGGCTCGCCAGCCCGGCGGCCGTCGAGGAGGGATAGCGCGCGGTCGGCTTGACGGTGCCGCCGTGGGTCGGCACGAGCGCGTTCGCTTCCGTGTGGCTCCCCGCGTACTCGTCGCCGGCGATCTCGTCGAAGAAAGAGAGCGCGTCGCGCACCGCATCGGTGCCGACGCGCTCGTAGGGATGGCCCTCGGGGAGGGCCGCGAGCGCCTCGTACGGATCGACGATCGGCCCGTCCCCCTCGGGCGTGTAGCCGAGGATATCGATCAGGCCGCTGGCGTGTCGGAGGGTGCTCTGCTTGTGCGTGACCAGCCGGACCTGGGCGCCTTCCGCCGCCGCGGCGAGCGCCGCGGTCGTACCGGCCAGCCCGCCGCCGATGACGAGGACGTCGTCCTCGATCGCCATCTCACCGCTCACCCCCGTCGGACCGCGGGGGCGACGCCGTCCGCGCGCCGCCGTCGAACGCCTCGTAATCGACGGGCCCCTCGGCGCTCGCGGGGTCGTTGTCGCGGTTCATCGTCGTCGCGTGCAGCGCGTAGTTGAGCATCGCCTGCGAGAGCTGTTCGCCCCAGAGGGCGTGGCGCTCGCCCTTCCAGCGCTCCTGGAACAGTTCGTCCAGGGCCTCCCGAGTGGTCCCCTCGTCGTACTCGGGGTGGAGCTCGTTGGCCATGTTCTGACAGCAGAAGCCGCCCTGGCAGTTCCCCATCGACGCCCGCGTCCGGATGCGGACCGCGTTGAGGTCCGAGCCCGACTGGGAGATCGCGTCCTGGATCTCCGCACGGGTGACGCCCTCGCACTGACAGACGACGGGGTTTGCATCGTCGGTGTCGAGCACCTCGGCCGAGCGGCTGCCGAGTCGCTGCTTGCTCCGGCGCGCGATCGGCGAGCGCAGCCCGAAGTCGTCCATCCCCTCGTCGAGCACCGCGAGGTTCTCGCTGCCCGGGAGCGGTTCGTCGGCGGTGGCACACGAGGCGGTCACGCCGAGCTGTTCGCAGACGTGATCGGAGATCTGCTCGGCCATGGCCCGGTAGGTGGTGAACTTGCCGCCGACGATGCTCGACATGCCGGAAACGCCGTCGCGATCCTCGTGGTCGAGCAGGAAGAAGTCGCGCGTGATGTCCGTCGGATCCTTCGTGCCGCGTCCCGGGGGCTCGTACAGCGGTCGGACGCCCCAGAACGAGCGGATCGTCCGGGCTTCCTCGAGGATCGGGACGAGTTCCGAGAGCGTGTCGATCATCATGTCGACCTCCCAGCGCTCCTCGGGGTAGTCGTCCGGATCCTCGACCTCTTCGTCGGTCGTCCCGAGGATGGCGGTCGTCTCGTGGGGGACGACGATGTCGGCGTCGCCCTTCGGACGGCAGCGGTTGATGACGGTGTCGACCTGCCGGACGTTCATGATCGTCATCACGCCCTTGGAGGGGCGCACTTCGACGTCGAGGTCGGCCATCGCGCCGATCCGGCCGGCCCACGCGCCCGTCGCGTTGACGACGTAGTCGGCGGTGATTTCCTCGGTCGTGCCCGGCGTCTCGTGCGCGCGCTTGCCCGGTCCGGAGTCGTGGCGCACCTTCACGCCGTAGATGTCGTCGCCCTCGCGCAGCAGGTCGATCACCTCGGCGTGAGTCTCGATCCGCGCCCCGTGGCGCTCGGCGTCCATCGCGTTCGCGACGCAGAGCCGGAACGGATCGATCGCGCCGTCCGGGACCTGGATCGCGCGCTTGACGTCCTTCGCGAGGTAGGGTTCGACCTCGCGGGCTTCCCTGCCGGAGAGGACCCGCGCGGGAATGTTACACTCGCGACAGCCCTCGAGTTTCTCCCGGAAGTAGTCGTCGGGGTCCTCGGGCCGTTGCACGAACAGCCCGCCGGTCATCTCGACGCAGTGGCCGGCGATATCCCGGAGGATCTTATTTTCCTCGATACACTCGACCGCGCTGGGCTGGTCGGAGACGGCGTACCGCCCGCCGCTGTGTAAGAGGCCGTGCATTCGGCCCGTCGTTCCGTCCGTTAGATTGCCTCGTTCGACGAGGGTGACCTCGAGGCCGCGCATCGCCAGGTCTCTAGCGATGCCACAGCCCGTCGAGCCACCGCCGAGGACGAGGACCTCCGTATCGTGTGCCATCCCTTCGTTCGCACCTAGCGGGCCCCGGTCTTTATTTTATCGACGCTCCGCGACCGCCCATAACAAATGGATAGAAAGCCTATCAGTACGTCGTAACCGAATCTCAACGATACGCACACGATAGTCGGGGAGCTGGACGCTCGACCGTATATCGAGTATATTTCGTCAGGTATCGAACCACCACTCGCGAATAGTAGTGACAGAAAACCTATGCCTTCGGTAACGTTTATAATGATCGTAGGAAATGTTTATCAGTAGAATGCGATCGTCAGTAAAGACGGCGCACGGGACAGTCCGGGGTGACTACCAATGACAGAAAACACGTACGTCGGCGCAGTCGATCAGGGGACGACCGGAACTCGCTTCATGGTCTTCGACCACGGCGGACAGGTCATCGCCAACGCCTACGAGAAGCACGAACAGATCTATCCGGAACCCGGCTGGGTCGAACACGATCCGATGGAGATCTGGGAGAACACGAAGAGCGTCATCACGACGGCGCTCGGGAAGGCGGGGATCGGCCCCGAGCAACTCGAGGCCATCGGCGTCACCAACCAGCGCGAGACGACGCTCCTGTGGGACGCGGAGTCCGGACGGCCGGTCCACAACGCCATCGTCTGGCAGGACCGACGGACGACCGACCGCGTCGAACAACTCGAGGAGGACGGGCTGGTCGACACCATCCGCGCGAAGACCGGCCTCGAGGCCGACGCCTACTTCTCGGCGACGAAGGCTGAGTGGCTCCTCGACAACGCCGACCCGATCAAGATGGAGCGGGCCCGTCCGGCGGACATCCGCGACCGGGCGGAGCAGGGCGAGGTCCTCTTCGGGACGATCGACACCTGGCTGATCTACAATCTCACCGGGAACCACATCACCGAGGTCACGAACGCCTCGCGGACGATGCTGTACAACATCCACGACCTCGAGTGGGATGGCGAACTCCTCGAGGAGTTCGGCATCCCCGAAGCGATGTTGCCCGAAGTCCGGCCGTCGAGCGACGACGACACGTACGGAGCGACCGACCCCGAGGGCTTCCTCGAGGCCGAGGTCCCGGTCGCCGGCGCGCTGGGCGACCAGCAGGCGGCGCTGTTCGGCCAGACCTGCTTCGACGCCGGCGAGGCGAAGAACACCTACGGCACGGGGTCGTTCTTCCTGATGAACACCGGCGACGAGGCCGTCGAGTCCGATCACGGCCTGCTGACGACGATCGGCTTCCAGCGCTCGGGCGAACCCGTCCAGTACGCCCTCGAGGGGGCGATCTTCGTCACCGGCGCGGCCATCGAGTGGCTCGAGGACATGTCGCTGATCGAGAACCCGGCCCAGACGGCGGAGCTCGCGCGCAGCGTCGACTCGACCGACGGC contains:
- the glpA gene encoding anaerobic glycerol-3-phosphate dehydrogenase subunit GlpA — its product is MAHDTEVLVLGGGSTGCGIARDLAMRGLEVTLVERGNLTDGTTGRMHGLLHSGGRYAVSDQPSAVECIEENKILRDIAGHCVEMTGGLFVQRPEDPDDYFREKLEGCRECNIPARVLSGREAREVEPYLAKDVKRAIQVPDGAIDPFRLCVANAMDAERHGARIETHAEVIDLLREGDDIYGVKVRHDSGPGKRAHETPGTTEEITADYVVNATGAWAGRIGAMADLDVEVRPSKGVMTIMNVRQVDTVINRCRPKGDADIVVPHETTAILGTTDEEVEDPDDYPEERWEVDMMIDTLSELVPILEEARTIRSFWGVRPLYEPPGRGTKDPTDITRDFFLLDHEDRDGVSGMSSIVGGKFTTYRAMAEQISDHVCEQLGVTASCATADEPLPGSENLAVLDEGMDDFGLRSPIARRSKQRLGSRSAEVLDTDDANPVVCQCEGVTRAEIQDAISQSGSDLNAVRIRTRASMGNCQGGFCCQNMANELHPEYDEGTTREALDELFQERWKGERHALWGEQLSQAMLNYALHATTMNRDNDPASAEGPVDYEAFDGGARTASPPRSDGGER
- the glpB gene encoding glycerol-3-phosphate dehydrogenase subunit GlpB; protein product: MAIEDDVLVIGGGLAGTTAALAAAAEGAQVRLVTHKQSTLRHASGLIDILGYTPEGDGPIVDPYEALAALPEGHPYERVGTDAVRDALSFFDEIAGDEYAGSHTEANALVPTHGGTVKPTARYPSSTAAGLASLPEDTLLVGFETLSDFDAPLAASHLEAAGAPFTARGVTVPFPGIVRDDAKINRYAHLLDREETVQTGAGETSARDALAATVEPHLEGEPRVGFPAIMGDEHPAEVRADLEDALGVDVFEVPMGPPSLPGMRLEDLMYDALKDAGVRITSGVPVVDYERDGGAIDHVLVDRHGQEIPHRADQYVLATGGLVGKGVRSERERVFEPIFDCYVPHAADRYDWFVEDVFGEQPYARFGLVPDRELRPLDADDEPEFSNLRAVGAVLGGYDYAAEKSGAGVSLATGYVAGGRAGAEASG
- the glpK gene encoding glycerol kinase GlpK; translation: MTENTYVGAVDQGTTGTRFMVFDHGGQVIANAYEKHEQIYPEPGWVEHDPMEIWENTKSVITTALGKAGIGPEQLEAIGVTNQRETTLLWDAESGRPVHNAIVWQDRRTTDRVEQLEEDGLVDTIRAKTGLEADAYFSATKAEWLLDNADPIKMERARPADIRDRAEQGEVLFGTIDTWLIYNLTGNHITEVTNASRTMLYNIHDLEWDGELLEEFGIPEAMLPEVRPSSDDDTYGATDPEGFLEAEVPVAGALGDQQAALFGQTCFDAGEAKNTYGTGSFFLMNTGDEAVESDHGLLTTIGFQRSGEPVQYALEGAIFVTGAAIEWLEDMSLIENPAQTAELARSVDSTDGVYVVPAFTGLGAPHWDQRARGTIVGMTRGTRREHVVRATLESVAYQTRDVAEAMEADSGIEMADLKVDGGAVKNNYLCQLQSDIIGSEIVRPEVDETTALGSAYAAGLAVDYWEDIEGLRDNWQVDREFEPEMDRDEANKKYDRWSDAVDRSLDWARDGD
- a CDS encoding anaerobic glycerol-3-phosphate dehydrogenase subunit C codes for the protein MSDAERPMDDHVPGEEEGFEPIQVFPEAEEMDLRPGADNCYKCSTCDTNCPVAEVDDEFPGPKFQGPEQWRLKRQEDHDIDDSVMKCSNCMRCDSACPSEVPLSQMHNTARAEYVEENMSTFSREYLRNRMLSNYRTLAPLAATFPRTANFVMGLSVTKWMGEKVLGITSEREFPEFAKTTFREWWSDRGGAKVENEDKRIAYFHGCYSNYNTTEVAKALVRVYEHFGYEVMVPEQACSGTPMFANGMLDDARRAAETNVRELAAAIEDGADIVASCSSCSMSIRQEYPELFDFEGTEEVAENTWDAVEYLRVNEDLEGALEGTEVEDANFAYHAPCHSRNQGLDGQTIEVMSAIDGIEAEDVGKSCSGISGTYGWKEENYETSMKIGEEMFEHMEEADATTGLTECPTCSMQMEHGTGYEIRHTLQVLEAALLGTELEAT